A stretch of Telopea speciosissima isolate NSW1024214 ecotype Mountain lineage chromosome 11, Tspe_v1, whole genome shotgun sequence DNA encodes these proteins:
- the LOC122646829 gene encoding F-box/FBD/LRR-repeat protein At1g13570-like, with translation MFFSGVYCRESAAIPSRMKMAQCSTRDMLSNLPESILENIFLHLSMRDVVRTSVLSTQWRYKCSFPHLIFNDECIPVSAGSLGHDKLVKIVNHVLLRHRGPVLTFHISSSMLKTCSEIDSWIINLSLYSVEEFKLHISTSQRHNVHPCLFSFRRLNHLTLVRCIIVPPVTFKGFSCLTNLVFKKVTLSSVTLKYLVSACPQLEKLTLTDIDGPIYIELSNPKLKYLWISGKFTGMCLKDLRLLVYANFHASTAAHLLQWRTCNISNILGSLVGIQKLVMGGWFLQVIEPCDFSYLRSNWHIIFCVYFCLNSITVLSRQ, from the exons ATGTTTTTTTCTGGGGTATATTGCAGGGAAAGTGCAGCCATTCCATCTAG GATGAAAATGGCTCAGTGTTCGACTCGAGACATGTTGAGTAATCTGCCAGAAAGTATACTAGAAAACATCTTTTTACATTTGTCAATGAGAGACGTGGTGAGGACCAGTGTCCTATCAACTCAGTGGAGATACAAATGCTCATTTCCACATCTCATATTCAATGATGAATGTATACCAGTTTCTGCTGGTTCACTTGGTCATGATAAACTTGTGAAAATTGTCAATCATGTTCTCCTACGTCATAGAGGCCCAGTTCTAACATTCCATATCTCTAGTTCCATGTTAAAAACCTGTTCAGAAATAGACAGCTGGATCATTAACCTCTCATTATATTCTGTCGAAGAGTTTAAACTTCACATTTCTACATCCCAGCGTCATAATGTTCATCCATGTTTATTCTCCTTTAGACGACTGAATCATCTAACACTGGTTCGTTGCATAATTGTTCCTCCTGTGACCTTCAAAGGCTTTAGCTGTCTCACAAATCTAGTTTTTAAAAAAGTTACACTCTCTAGTGTAACATTGAAATATTTGGTTTCTGCCTGCCCTCAACTAGAAAAGTTGACATTGACTGATATCGATGGTCCTATTTATATTGAACTTAGCAATCCAAAACTCAAGTACTTGTGGATCTCTGGAAAATTCACTGGTATGTGCCTCAAAGATTTGAGACTTTTAGTCTATGCAAACTTTCATGCATCAACTGCagctcatcttctccaatggaGAACCTGCAACATTAGCAACATTCTTGGCTCTCTAGTCGGTATTCAAAAGCTTGTCATGGGAGGCTGGTTTCTACAGGTAATAGAACCTTGTGATTTTTCGTATTTACGCAGCAATTGGCACATAATCTTTTGTGTTTACTTCTGCTTGAATTCTATTACAGTCCTTAGTCGGCAGTGA